Within the Catalinimonas niigatensis genome, the region GGTTCTTTCATTACACAACTTCCTGATATCTGGGGACTTAACCGCAAATATATCATGCTGGCAGTGAATAACTGGAACAATGAGTATCAAAAAACTAACTTGGGAGGACTGACCTGCGATAGCATGGATTACTATAATTCAGAAGCGCATACCAATGAAGTATTTCTTCCCAAGTTTAAAGCTGGCGAACAGCAATATATTGGTTTTTTTCATACGGGGGCTTACCAAGAAGCGATTGGGGGCTATGGAGGAATCCAACATTGCCTGATCCCCGCACCCAAGCATGTAGTGATTGACAGAAAAGCCAATGGAGAGCTAGACTATCGCCTCTTTGCTGAGGAACAAAATAGCGAAACTATGATGAAATTGCTGGGCTATTAGGCTAAGGGATGGGTGGCCTGAAAAAAAGAGGTCTAATATTTTTTGCTGCTATAAACATGAAATGCTCCGGAAGAATAATTCCGGAGCATTTTTCATTGCTTTGAATCTTAAGCTCTGACCTTAATCTTCTTTTTTCAGCGCAGCTTTTTTAGAATGCGTTTGTATTTCAATAATCCTTGCAATGAAATATGTCTGTCCGTTTAGATTACAATCTTCCAGCTTAATTTCTGCATCAAACTCAAGTCCGGCTTTGTTTACTAAGCTATGCTGAGATTCAGTGTGGAGGTGCTTCTTCAGATAATCCACAATTTCGCCAGCCTTCACATTTTTGAAAAAAGCACTGACATTGATACCACTCAGCTGCTCTTCAGAGTAACCAAATATCTTCTGGGTATTCTTATTAAAGAAATCTAATTCTCCATTGGCATTGATACTGATGAAAGAAGCTGACGCAGTATCCAGTACTGCTTTGATACGAGACTCACGGTCCATCATACTTTTTTGCTTGCGATTGAGTTCTTCCTGAGTAGCTTGCAGTTCTTCCATATTTTGCCGCATCTCTTCTTCCTGAGCCCGCATTTGTTCCGTCATCTGCGTAGACTCTTCCAACAACTTCTGGGTACGGGAATTGACTTTGGCAGAAGAAATTGTAGAAGCGATACTTTCAGCAATTTTCTGTAGAAATTCTATTTCATAATCTTTGAATATCTGGAAAGAAGCAATCTCAATAGCTCCGTATACTTCTTCATTGACCAGAAGAGGTACGATCAGAATGCTGGTAGGATTGGCATCTCCCAATCCTGAAGTGATAGAGATGTAATCATTAGGAACATCGGTAAGGAAAATGGTATCCTTTTCCTGCCATGCTTGACCCACTAAGCCTTCGCCTTTGTAAATCTTTTGTTCTACATACTTTTGGCGATCCCAGGCAAAGCAGGCTTCTAAAGTCATATAAGGGGCAGATCCATCTGCATCTTGTACAATGAACATCCCACCCTGATTAGCTTTTACATATTTGATGATATGCGACAGAATGATATTACTCAATTCGCCCACATTGTGATTGTTCTGACGGAGTATCTCACCAAATTTGGCCGTACCTTCGGTAGTCCAGTTCCTCTTCTTATCATCCTCAGCTACTTTCTGTAGATTATCACGCATATTGATCAGGGAATTGCCCAACACGTCATGTTCACTAAGAGGACTGAACGATGCCTGATAATTACCTTCACCAATTTGCTCAGCAAACTCAGAGGTGTCTCTAAGCCCATTTACCAAATCATCCACAGCATGTGCCATGTCACCCACCTCATCATTATTTACTTTTTGTTTCTTTTTCTCATCACCCTCTTCTTCCTGAGGAAGTTCGCCTTTGCCCAGACGTTGGATAAGTTCCTTCAGATGATTAATAGGCCTGGTAATGCTGCGGGTCAATAAATATGCTCCTAACATGCCGATAACAATAGTAATGGTACACAGAATCAGGGTGATGTTACGAAGATTATCTGAAGCAGCAATGATTGTAGTTTGTGCCAGATCAGCTTCCTCACGCTTCAAAACGCTGATTGCATATAATTGTGCCTTTAGTTCATTCGTCCTGGGTAGTACCTCGCTCTCAATGGCTTCCGTGGCCTGCCACTTGATCATAGCATCTTCATAGTTTTCAAAAGATACTAGTTGCGACATGATGTCTTTCTCAATAGAGATAAGCTCCTCAAAGCCTAAAAACACTGAATCTACCGTTAGTCGTTGTGTAGAGTCTTGCCAAAGTGGGAGGAGAGCAGTCATTTTATCTTTTAGCTCAGGATAACGAAAGCTGTGTAAGTCTTTAAGCGCTTCTTTATCTTCCTGGTTATTTTGTAAATAAACCCAGTTGGTGATCAACATCTTGGATTCTGTTACGAGTAAGATAAACTCATCAATGGCTTTTACAGAAGGGTCAATGACCTGAATATTTTCGTTAATAAGTGTATTACTATTATTCATAGTAAAAATACTAACGGCCGCATTGATGGCAAATACTACAATAAGTGAAATAAATCCACCAAAAATTTTACTACCAATCGTAAACTTAGGTTTCTTCATAATGATTACAAATGTATTCTGTGCTATTGCCCCGATCTTTCGGATAAATGGATCAAAACTTTGTGATTAGAAAAAAGTATATTAGCTAGGATGCAAGTTTTCACCTTTATTACCGGATTTAAAACTTATCTGATTACTAAACATTACAGGGTAACTTTCTGTAAATTTTTTGATACACTATTGAATGGTTCTACACTTTATACTTGTGTATTCTAGTAACCACAGAAAATAGCTTTACAACTCATACTTCCACAATCCAAGCTGTTTATTAACTTTGTAGCCAAATCCCAATTGTATGATAGATAAATTAGAAGCTATAAAAGATCGTTTTGAAGAGGTCGGGCAGTTGATCGTTCAGCCCGATACTATGGCGGATATGAAAAAATATTCTAAACTGAATAAGGAATACAAGGATCTGGAAAAGGTTGTCAGAAAATATGATAACTATCAAAATGTTCTCTCAGAGTTGAAGAGTGCTAAAGAAATGCTTTCTACGGAAAAAGATCCGGACTTCCGCCAAATGGCCAAGGAAGAAATAGAAGTTAAAGAAGAAGAGAAAGAGACCTTGGAAGAAGAGCTCAAGCAAATGCTGATTCCTAAAGATCCTAACGATAGTAAAAATGTAATTCTGGAGATAAGAGCCGGTACTGGTGGGGATGAGGCAGCTATTTTTGCCGGAGATCTCTTCCGGATGTATCAGCGATTTGCAGAACAAAAAGGTTGGAACCTGACCGTGCTTGACCTTACAGAAGGCTCTTCCGGGGGCTATAAGGAGATTATCAGTACGGTATCAGGAGAAGATGTGTACGCAAAACTTAAATTTGAGTCGGGAGTACATCGGGTACAAAGGGTGCCTGCTACGGAAACCCAGGGCCGTGTACACACCTCTGCTGCCAGCGTTGCCGTATTGCCTGAAATGGAAGATGTAGAAGTAGAGATTGATATGAACGATGTCCGCAAGGACACTTTCTGTTCTTCCGGTCCGGGTGGTCAGTCAGTCAATACTACCTACTCGGCAGTACGACTTACCCATGAGCCCAGCGGGCTGGTAGTCACCTGTCAGGATCAGAAGTCCCAGATCAAGAATTTTGAGAAGGCACTGAAGGTACTTCGGTCACGCCTGTATGAAATAGAACTGGAAAAACATAATGCGGAAGTGGGTGCCCAGCGTCGTTCTATGGTCAAGAGTGGCGACCGTTCTGACAAAATCAGAACATACAATTATCCACAAAGCAGGGTGACCGATCACCGCATTAACCACACAGTATATAATTTACCTACTGTAATGGATGGTGAACTGGATGATTTTGTAGAAAAACTACGGATAGCAGACAATGCTGAGAAAATGGAGGAACGTTCATCCTAAATTGGAAGAAAACATACGCATAAGCAATTCGTCCAAGCTATGGAAGCTGATTGGATTTGTAATAGGATTAGCCACATTGGCCTGTACTCCTGAGGAAGAAATGATTACTGGAAGCGGAGAGGCAATGCTTAGTTTTGGCCAGGATACTGTGCTTTTTGATACACTCTTTACCACTCAAAAAAGTATCACCAAAGGCCTCAAAATCTACAACCCTGAGAACAGAGCAGTAGAGACAAATATCCAGTTAGCAGGAGGGTTAAGCTCTTCTTATACTTTGTATATAAATGGTGAGAAAGGCGTGAACTTTGAAAATGTTCTTCTCAGAGGAAAAGATAGCTTGATGGTACTTGTAGAAGCCTACATCAATCCTCAGGACGAAAATCTTCCTTTTTTGGTAGAAGACTCTCTTCTCTTCCGCACCAATGGAAATGAGCAGAAAGTAAAGTTGATCAGCTGGGGGCAAGATGCTTTCTTTATCAAAGCATGGCATATACAGCACGACACTGTCCTCTCTGCTGCCAGGCCCTACGTAATTACAGACTCTATCTGGGTGCAGGAAAATGTGCGTCTGGAAATTCCGGAAGGAGCAAATTTATATTTTGGAAAAGGCAGTAGCTTATGGATTGATGGCAGCCTGCATGTGAACGGAAGTAAGGAGCAGCCCATATTGTTTACCCATGTGCGCCAGGATGGAGCCTATGCCAATGGGCCTGGACAATGGCAGGGCATATTGATGAGCGAAAAAAGCAATACCCATAGAATAGACCATGCGATAATCAGAAATGCCGAAGTGGGTTTGTTTATCATCAAAACAGATGAGGATACCATTCCAGACCTTCATTTAAGCAATACCGTCATTGAAAATATGTCAGTCAATGGTATCCTGTCCGTAGGCTCAGATACAGATGCTTATAACTTGTTGGTAAGCCATTGCATTGTGAATGCCGTCGGAAACATCGGGAAAGGCTATTATCGCTATGTACATTGTACTTTTGCCAATGACGCGCTTACCTATGCCCGACAGGGTCCTACACTTTATTTTTCAGATACGCCAGAACCGCTATCAAATCAACCCTTTCAGTTGATCTTGCAAAACAATATCGTTTGGGGTAGTATGAATGATGAGCTCATCATCTCAGCGCCAGAGGCAGGTGCTGTTATAGACATAAAAGCCAATCTGATCAAAGCAGAGAGCTTCCCTTATGCTGCCACCAATATTTTTAATGAAGATCCCCGTTTTACAGATCCGGCAATATATGTGTACACATTGGACTCTACTTCCCCAGCTATAAACAAAGGAATCAGTACTTTTGTCAAGAAAGATCTGGCGTCAAATGATAGAGATCTGCGACCTGATCTGGGAGCTTATGAGTATGTGAAAGAAAAAGAAGAATAATTTTTTAAATATAAATTGCTCAATGATGCAGGTATTCCAAAAAGAAATAAGACTTTCCTCTTATCCCCGGGGCTTTCATATCATTACCCATCTGATTGAAAAGGAATTTACTGAAATAAGGGAGATCCAACAGGGTTTACTACATGTTTTTATACAGCATACTTCTGCCAGTCTTACCATCAACGAAAACGCAGACCCTACAGTGAGGGAAGATTTTGAGAGCCATATGAATAAAATGGTACCGGAAAACGCTCCTTATTATGAGCATACGCTGGAAGGTTCCGACGATATGCCTGCCCACATCAAATCCTCACTCATGGGCAATAGTGTAACGGTTCCTATTACCGGAGGAAGGCTAAATCTGGGTACCTGGCAGGGGGTTTACCTTTGTGAACATCGCAACAGGGGAGGAAAAAGGAAGCTTGTACTGACTGCCTACGGGCAATAAATAACCAGAAGTTTTTGACTTCTGGAAAAAGGCATGTCCGATGAGAAAATTAATCAATCTGAAATTTTAAATTTGTAATTAGTTCTTACTAGCGTCAAAGAGTTTTTGCTTCTCTTCTTTAGAAAGGCTATCGTAACCACTTTCTGAAATCTTGTCAAGGATAGCATCTATCTCTTCCTGCTTACTTTTGGCATGATTTGCTGCCCGGCTGTTATTTTTTTTCTGAGCATTGCGGTAAGATACCTTCACCTTGGGTTGCCTGACAAAGAAACTCTGCACAAAGGTAAAGAATGAAGCAAGCGGTTTCCCAAGATCATTACCGTTCTGCAACTGCTTGATATAAATGAATCCTAAGGCTGCTCCTGCAAGGTGGGCAAGCTCTCCTCCTGCGTTCGGTCCCGCAGATTGTGCAAACGAAAGAATAACATAAAATATGGCAATGTACTTGATCCTGACCGGCCCCAGTAAAATAAGAGAAATTGTATAATTAGGCATAAAGGTAGCGGCACCTACTACAATAGCATACACCCCAGCCGATGCTCCCAGCATACGAGAAGTATCTACCTGTCCGGCAAAGTAAGGCAGGGTATTGTAAATAAGAATATAAAAAAGACCACCAACAAGGCCGCCCAGCACATACAGATTTACAAACTTTTGACTTCCCAGGAATTCCATAATCAGGCTGCCAAACCAGTACAGAAACAACATATTGAAAAGAATATGAAAGAAGCCCTCATGGGTAAAGAAATAAGTGATCAGGGTCCAGGGCTTGACGATAAAATTATCTAATGCTGCCGGTAACATTAGTTGACGAAGAATCAGTTCATATACTTCGCCAGCACTGGCAAAAGATAAAATAACCCTGAGAAAAATCAGGGCCAAAAATACAACTACATTTATTACCAGAATCTTCATCAGGCCGTTGTTAGGCCGGTTGAAGGCATTTTTAAAATCGTCTAATATACTGTTCATGACAAGCTTTGCTAATAGAAAGTATTACGTTTTCCTTGCCATACTTTGATAAGTATGAAAGCAAATAGCATTCCGCCTAGGTGAGCAAAGTGTGCTACATTGTCTCCGGGCACGCGCTCAAATCCTGACCAAAGCTCGTATAGCCCGTAGAATAATACAAAATATTTTGCTTTAATAGGAAAAGGAAAAAACAATAAAAATAATTCAGTGTTCGGGAAAAGTAATCCAAAGGCCATCAGTATCCCAAAAATAGCTCCTGAAGCCCCTACCATAGGTATATTTGCCTTACGCTCCAGCAGTTGATTGGCAAGTTGCTTACCCTGATTGATATAGCTGGAACTACTAGGATTATCATAATATTGTTCTAAAAAGTTTTGCACCTCAGGGCTACGCCATGCAAATTCTGCATGATCCATGATAAAGTTTTCAAAACGCTCAGGAGTAGGTTGGTCTACATAAACTTCAACAGCATTCTCCAACTGATTGACTTCATAGAAATTGATGGCCGAATAAAGAAAAGCGGCTCCCAAACCAGTAACCAGGTAAAATACCAGAAAGCGTTGGCCGCCCCAGAAACGTTCCAACAAAGGGCCAAAAATAAATAAGGCAAACATATTCCCAAAAAGGTGCCCCAGCCCACCGTGGATGAAAAGGTGGGTAAAGAACTGGTAGGGACGAAAAGTATCAGCAAAAATATAACGAAGCCCTCCAATCTCCACAAAATTAACATTGAGAAAAGATTGGATAAGGTATATCCCGATGTTGATAATCAACAGGTTTTTGACAATAGGCGTAAGTCTTCCAAACATGTGTTTTATTTAAAAAAGCCTGAAATCTGATCTAGCTCCAGTATGTAGTAGGTTTTACGCCCATCAGGAGCATAATCAGAGTGCAAACAACCAAACAGTCGGTCTATGAGTGTACTCATTTCGGCCGGATTAAGTTTCTGGCCTCTCTTGACCGCCATTCGCCGGGCAATGGAGCGTGCCACACTTTCTCTCTTGTTACTGGACAGGTCGGATTGATAAGATTTATATTGTTCTATGAGTCCTTCAAAAATTTCTTTCTCATTTCCACCTTTGATATCAGTAGGAACGCCATTAATGACGATGGTGTTCTGCCCAAAAATAGTAAAATCAAATCCCAGAGCGTTAATTTCTTCCCGAAGCTCCTGTACCAGCACCAGATCCGATGGATTGAGTAGCAGTGTCTGAGGAAAAAGTGTCTGCTGGGAGATGCCCGAACGGTGTCCCGGCGTCCTCCGTTCTAACGCCAGTGAATAATGCTCGTATAAAATTCGCTCATGAGCAGCCTGCTGGTCTATGATCATCATGCCGGATTTCACCTGGATCATAATATAATTTTGATGAATCTGGAAAGGCTGTTCACTACTGCCATGGGCAGGATCATGAAATAAAGACGCGCCGCTAGGCATACGATTGGCAGCACTTTGAAAAGTCAGCGCATTCTCACTTTCCTTTTTCTCCTCAGTACCATGATCAAAATTAAAATAAGAGGAGTCTTGAGGCTGATGATACATACTCTCCCACTGAGAAGTATCAGCTTTCTTTAGTGCCAGATGCTGTTTGAAAGCCTTTTGAGAATTATCATTATCATCTTGATAGGTATGACTTCCTCCTCGTGAGACACGGCTTAATACACTAAAATGATTCTCTTCATTGCGCTGCTCATCCAGAGAGGGTGTAACCAGATTGGTCCCCAGCGCTCTTTTCACCGCTGCCCGTATGATGGCATAGACCGTACGTTCATCAGCCAGTTTGATCTCTGTTTTGGTAGGATGTACATTGACATCTATTTCTGCGGGGTCAATTTCAATAAATAAGGCATAAAAGGGAAAAGAATCTTCCGGCAACATGGCCTCATAAGCACTCATGACCGCATGATTGAGATAGCTGTTCTTGATAAATCTGCTATTGATAAAGAAAAATTGCTCTCCGCGCGTGCGCTTGGCATGCTCTGGCATCCCTATATATCCATAAATTTTGAGAGAAGGCGTTTCTTCCTGGCAGCTTAGGATTTGTTTACGATAACTGTCTCCCAACAACTCCGCAATACGACGGCTTAGCTTACCTTTGGCCAAATTATAGGTAAGCGTATCATTCTGGTAAAACTCAAAGGATATATCAGGCCTTGCCAGCGCTACCCGAAAAAATTCATCCATGATATGGCGCATTTCTACTGCATTTGATTTTAGAAAGGTACGCCGGGCAGGAACATTGAAAAATAGATTCTTTACACTAATGGAAGTGCCTATTTCAGCGGCAACAGGTTCACTATCCTTAAATGACGATCCTTCTATACTCAGGCAGGTACCAAACTCTTGATTGTGGGTGCGGGTAACCATCTCTACCTGGGCTACCGCCGCTATAGAAGCCAAGGCTTCCCCTCTGAAACCTAAGGTATGGATGGCATAAATATCTTCGGCACGGCGTATTTTGGAAGTGGCATGTCGCGCAAAACTCATGCGGGCATCCGTCTCACTCATGCCCGTACCATTATCCTTTACCTGGATAAGCCCTTTCCCGGCATCTTTGACAATGACACAAATGTGATCACTAGACGCATCTATCGCGTTTTCTAATAATTCTTTGACTACTGAAGCCGGCCTCTGCACTACCTCACCTGCTGCAATCTGGTTAGCAATGGCATCAGGCAGAAGCTGAATGACATCTGACATGTATGCTACCTCCGTTTCGAGTATTTTCTAATTCTGATAAAGAAATAGATTGGAACGACGAGCAAAAGTATGTAAAAAATACCATTACCATATAAGAGATAGCCGCTAATGAAGACAATTAACAAAATAAGAATGACCATTTGCATAATATTGGCATTCTTAGTATAGTTAGCCCTTCTGGAGAATGATCCGGTAATACCAGATAATTGACGTGTACTCTCTCCTTCATGGAGTTGGCTTATTTCTTGCTTAATTCTGCTGGTACGCTGCTCTACATCCTCTTTAACGGGATCATAATAGCGTGGTTCAATATTAAATCGTCTATTGTTTGGCAGAGGTGTAAGTGTAGGGAATTTCATCTTTGTATTCTTTTGATACGCAGCACTAAATAGCTCAAATATTTGTTAAAATCGCAAATGAAGAACGTCCTTATGTTGAAAAAAGTTTTTCAGCACTTACTTTTTCACATGGCAATGGTAGGCCTTGCTATTCTCTTAGCAATGCAGCAGGTGGCAGCCAGTAAACCGGCTGGCCGAATGCCTCAGGAGCAGTGGATTACAAGTGCTTTCGATACCCTCACCCTGGAAGAAAAAATTGAGCAACTCTTTGTATTTTCTGTATTTGGTAGTGCTCAGGAAGAAGATATACAGAAGCTCACCCAATTGATCAACAAATATAATATAGGTGGTGTCATCTTTCGTCATGGAGATGTACCTGACCAGCTTGCTGTTATTCAGGCTTTGCAGCAATCAAGTAGCCTGCCTCTACTCATCGGAATGAATGCCCGCACTGGCTTGGGAACGCGCCTTGAGGGTGCTACCAGATACCCTTCTTTTACTGCTTTGGGGGCTGTTCAAAATGAAACTTATTTATATGAATTAGGAGCTGAGGTAGCCAGACAGTGTCGTTTGCTGGGCATACACATCAATATTGCGCCTGCCTTAGATATCAAAGGGGGAGTAGTTCAAGGTCAGAAAGAGGGCGACATCATGAGTGATGACTTCAGTCAGGCTTTTGCCAAAGGGCTTCGTTATATGCAGGGTATGCAGGATCATGGACTGATTCCTTGCTACAGGCAATATCCTCTGGCCTCGCCATTGGCAATGGCAAATGGAGGAACCCGCTCCTTATCTCCCAGTCCTTTGCTGGGAAATCTGGTAGCGCAGCTTAATTTCACACCTGACGGAGAAGACATTGCCGACAAGTCTCTTCTCTTACGCAATGCGATTCCTGAAACTTATCTTTATGAAAAATATTTGAAACTGGAAGGGTTGGTCTTTTCCGAGCCCCTCTCTCAGTTAAAAGGAGATGCCGGTAAATTGGCTGTTGAAGCTTTACAGGCAGGTAATGATATGCTCCTGGCAGGCGCAGAAATTACCCAGGGTATCAGAGGCATCAAGGCGGCTCTGGCAGAGGGCTCTCTCAAAGAAGATGATATTGACCGAAGGGTACATAAAATTCTGAGAGCCAAATACCTGGTAGGGCTGGATGGGATACCAGAAAACATAACAGACCAAGATAATGAAGAAAAGAAGCTGTTATGGGGGAATAATGCCCGTTTGCTCAAACAAAATCTTTATGAGGAAGCCATTACAGTATTACGCAATGAAGAATCCCTGATTCCGGTACGTGTCCTGGATACTACTACTTTTGCCTCTCTTTCTATCAACTTAGATCAGAATGGCAGCAGCCCTTTTCAGAAAATGCTGGATAACTATGCGTCATTTGCCCATTATTATATACAGGATAGTAAAAAGGATATCAATTATAATAGCCTTTTTGATCAGATAAGTCAGTTTGAGCATATCATAGTAGCTTTTTACGCTCATCCTTCCCGCAAAGAACCAGAGGTTAACCGTGAGTTACTTACGTTTTTGAAGTTCCTGCAGAAAAAAACAAAAGTTACTCTGGTAGCATTTACCTCTCCTTATAGCTTGACTGAGTTAGAAAAATTTCCTTCTCTGATTTGCGCTTACGACGATGATCCTGTGGCTCAGGAGGTAGTGCCCCAGATCTTGTTCGGAGCCATAGGTGCAAAAGGACGTTTACCAATAAATGCTTCCAAAACTCTGAACGCTGGTGTAGGGGTTAGTACCCGAGGTTTGGCACGGCTGGGTTATTCTCTGCCGGAAGCAGTAGGTCTCAATGGCAATACACTGAAGCTTATAGATTCATTAGCTCAATGGGCTATTGATGAAGAGGCAACCCCTGGCTGCCAGGTCTTAATAGCCAGGAAAGGAAAAATAGTGTGGGAAAAGGGGTATGGTTATCAAACTTACGATAAGCAGTCACCCATTACTCCGGAAACGATTTACGATATTGCATCGGTGACCAAAGTGGCCGGAACCATGCAGGCCATCATGTTTTTGCAGGAAAGAGGTAACATAAACCTGGATGAAAAGCTTTCCACTTACCTTCCTGAACTGCAAGGTACGGATAAAGCAACGATAACAGTAAGAGAAATACTACTGCATAGAGCAGGCTTACGTTCTTTTATTCCCTTCTGGGCAATGACTAAAGATCGCAAAGGCTTAAACCCCAGCATATATAGCTTCGCTCAGGAAAATGAGTATGATATGCAGGTAGCAAGTGGACTCTATGCGGTAAGCAGCCTTAGAGATTCTGTATGGCATTGGACTATTGATTCAAAACGTATCACCAACAAAGGTAGGCGCAATCCCTCCTGGAGGCCGGAATATAACTATCGTTACAGCGATCTGAGTTTTTATCTTTTACACCGTCTGGTAGAGCAGGTCACTAATCAGCCGATGGATGAGTTTCTGAGGCAGAACTTTTACGATCCCCTGGGCTTATCTACCTTATCCTATCTTCCACTCCGAAAGTTTCCCCTGGAGAAAATAGCACCTACCGAAGAAGATAAGCACTTCCGAAATACGCTAATCAGAGGAACTGTACATGATGAAGGAGCGGCCTTATACGGTGGAGTAGCCGGGCATGCTGGGTTATTTAGCAATGCCCATGATCTGGCGGTACTGATGCAGATGAATTTGCAGGATGGCATTTACGGAGGAGATCGCTATTTTCAGGCAGGTACTATAAACAGGTTTAGTATCAGGCAGTACAATGATAGTCGCAGAGGTTTAGGTTGGGATAAGCCGGAATATCTAAGAGATGGCGGTCCTACTGCTCCTGAAGCCTCATATGCATCTTTTGGTCACTTAGGGTTTACCGGCACAGCAGTATGGGTTGATCCAAAATATGACCTGGTTTATATATTTCTTTCCAACCGTATCCATCCGAGTGTGCGTAATACAAAACTTCTTACAGAAGGTGTGCGTACAAAAATACAGTCGGTAATTTATCAGGCTATGGAAGATTATAACGGTCGTTGACCTCTCATTTTTTTTATTTTAGATGAAAATAGGCATTGTTTGTTATCCTACCTTCGGCGGTAGTGGCGTAGTAGCTACCGAATTAGGTAAAGCCCTGGCCAAAAAAGGCCATGAAGTGCATTTTATCACATATTCTCAGCCTACGCGCCTAGATTTCTTTAATGAAAATCTTTTCTATCATCAGGTAGACGTAAGAACCTATCCTCTTTTTCAGTATCCACCCTACGAACTGGTACTGGCCAGTAAGATGGTAGATGTGGTAAAATACGAAAAACTGGATATACTTCATGTGCATTATGCCATTCCTCATGCTTCGGCAGCCTATATGGCAAAACAGATACTGGCGACTGAAGGAATTTATGTTC harbors:
- a CDS encoding serine hydrolase, translating into MKNVLMLKKVFQHLLFHMAMVGLAILLAMQQVAASKPAGRMPQEQWITSAFDTLTLEEKIEQLFVFSVFGSAQEEDIQKLTQLINKYNIGGVIFRHGDVPDQLAVIQALQQSSSLPLLIGMNARTGLGTRLEGATRYPSFTALGAVQNETYLYELGAEVARQCRLLGIHINIAPALDIKGGVVQGQKEGDIMSDDFSQAFAKGLRYMQGMQDHGLIPCYRQYPLASPLAMANGGTRSLSPSPLLGNLVAQLNFTPDGEDIADKSLLLRNAIPETYLYEKYLKLEGLVFSEPLSQLKGDAGKLAVEALQAGNDMLLAGAEITQGIRGIKAALAEGSLKEDDIDRRVHKILRAKYLVGLDGIPENITDQDNEEKKLLWGNNARLLKQNLYEEAITVLRNEESLIPVRVLDTTTFASLSINLDQNGSSPFQKMLDNYASFAHYYIQDSKKDINYNSLFDQISQFEHIIVAFYAHPSRKEPEVNRELLTFLKFLQKKTKVTLVAFTSPYSLTELEKFPSLICAYDDDPVAQEVVPQILFGAIGAKGRLPINASKTLNAGVGVSTRGLARLGYSLPEAVGLNGNTLKLIDSLAQWAIDEEATPGCQVLIARKGKIVWEKGYGYQTYDKQSPITPETIYDIASVTKVAGTMQAIMFLQERGNINLDEKLSTYLPELQGTDKATITVREILLHRAGLRSFIPFWAMTKDRKGLNPSIYSFAQENEYDMQVASGLYAVSSLRDSVWHWTIDSKRITNKGRRNPSWRPEYNYRYSDLSFYLLHRLVEQVTNQPMDEFLRQNFYDPLGLSTLSYLPLRKFPLEKIAPTEEDKHFRNTLIRGTVHDEGAALYGGVAGHAGLFSNAHDLAVLMQMNLQDGIYGGDRYFQAGTINRFSIRQYNDSRRGLGWDKPEYLRDGGPTAPEASYASFGHLGFTGTAVWVDPKYDLVYIFLSNRIHPSVRNTKLLTEGVRTKIQSVIYQAMEDYNGR